The uncultured Bacteroides sp. genome has a segment encoding these proteins:
- a CDS encoding glycosyltransferase family 2 protein yields MKFLEILFWFSLIIVFYTYLGYGIVLYLLVKIKELFVKQKTIALPGDLPEVTLFITAFNENAIVKKKMDNCLTLDYPKDKLKIVWVTDGSNDGTNELLKAYQEVTVLFQPERQGKTAALNRGIGFISSPIVVFTDANTMINSEAILNIVAEFTDSKVGCVAGEKRIATKEKDGAAGGGEGIYWKYESILKALDSRLYSAVGAAGELFAIRRELFETMERDTLLDDFILSLKIAQKGFKIAYCSSAYAIESGSADMKEEEKRKVRIAAGGLQSIWRLRSLLNMFRYGILSFQYISHRVLRWSVTPLLLFFMLPINIALSATKNSELYVILLILQILFYISGMWGYYLSTKQIKNKVLFIPYYFLFMNINVVKGFFYLKRKKNNGIWEKANRSL; encoded by the coding sequence ATGAAATTTCTAGAAATACTCTTCTGGTTCAGCTTAATAATAGTATTCTACACTTACCTTGGATATGGAATTGTACTTTACCTGCTGGTAAAAATTAAAGAGCTATTCGTAAAACAAAAGACTATAGCACTACCAGGTGATCTACCGGAGGTGACACTCTTTATCACAGCCTTCAACGAAAATGCTATTGTAAAGAAAAAGATGGACAATTGCCTCACACTGGATTATCCGAAAGACAAACTAAAGATTGTTTGGGTAACGGATGGCAGTAATGACGGTACTAATGAATTACTGAAAGCGTATCAGGAGGTTACTGTTTTATTTCAACCTGAACGCCAAGGAAAGACAGCTGCGCTGAACCGGGGAATAGGATTTATCTCCTCTCCCATTGTTGTGTTCACGGATGCGAATACGATGATTAACAGTGAGGCTATCCTAAATATTGTTGCAGAATTTACAGATTCTAAGGTGGGATGTGTGGCTGGAGAGAAACGGATTGCCACTAAAGAAAAAGATGGCGCCGCCGGTGGCGGTGAAGGTATTTACTGGAAATACGAATCTATACTTAAAGCTCTGGATTCGAGATTATATTCTGCCGTGGGTGCTGCAGGTGAGCTGTTTGCCATTCGCCGGGAATTGTTTGAGACAATGGAAAGGGATACTTTACTGGATGATTTTATTTTGTCTCTCAAGATTGCACAAAAGGGATTTAAAATTGCTTACTGCAGCAGTGCTTATGCAATAGAATCTGGTTCTGCCGATATGAAAGAGGAAGAAAAGAGGAAGGTGCGTATTGCTGCAGGTGGCTTACAGTCTATTTGGCGACTACGCTCGCTGCTGAATATGTTCCGCTATGGAATACTCAGTTTTCAGTACATCTCTCACCGAGTATTAAGATGGTCTGTAACCCCTCTTTTACTTTTTTTTATGCTCCCCATTAATATTGCACTAAGTGCAACAAAGAATAGTGAGTTATATGTTATCTTACTGATTCTTCAAATTTTATTTTACATATCAGGAATGTGGGGATATTACCTGTCAACCAAACAAATAAAAAATAAGGTATTGTTTATTCCTTACTATTTTCTATTCATGAACATAAATGTTGTTAAAGGTTTTTTTTATCTTAAGAGAAAAAAGAATAACGGAATATGGGAGAAGGCCAACAGATCATTATAA
- a CDS encoding glycosyltransferase, with product MKPINVLEVIRQGQIGGGESHLLDLVSGFDNTINPVVLAFTPGQMIDAFRTQGVKCYVIKTSHPFDIRIVKQIRELIKKEQIQIIHAHGSRAASNVALIAKIMRIPLVYTVHGWSFHQDQSPLISYLRARSEKIICNLSNQVICVSGSNQQTGIQTFGLKKSVVIENGINLSRFNPNNSFKDIRKEFGFNEDDFIIGFIGRITLQKDPINFVKSIAIAHKQDSRIKGILVGEGDMKKEVVTYIKEALLENVIRISNFRNDIPDLLNAIDIFCLPSLWEGLSIALLEAMAMGKALVVTPTDGTKEVIVDKVNGLIAQYNNPNNLAERYLTYFKDSILKEKCEKEAKTLIEKRFNYKIVSDKVTEIYKSLI from the coding sequence ATGAAACCAATAAACGTTTTAGAGGTTATAAGGCAGGGACAAATAGGTGGAGGAGAATCTCATCTACTTGATTTGGTTTCGGGCTTTGATAATACAATTAATCCCGTTGTACTGGCATTTACTCCAGGACAGATGATTGATGCATTCAGAACTCAGGGGGTGAAATGTTATGTGATAAAAACCAGCCATCCTTTTGACATTCGAATAGTCAAACAAATCCGTGAATTAATAAAAAAGGAACAGATTCAGATTATTCATGCACATGGAAGCAGAGCTGCTTCTAATGTGGCATTAATTGCAAAAATAATGAGGATTCCGTTGGTATATACAGTTCACGGATGGAGTTTTCATCAGGATCAATCACCATTAATAAGCTATTTAAGAGCAAGAAGTGAAAAAATAATCTGTAACCTGAGCAATCAGGTTATTTGTGTTTCTGGGAGTAATCAACAGACTGGAATACAAACTTTTGGGCTTAAGAAATCTGTAGTGATTGAAAATGGGATTAATCTTTCACGGTTTAATCCAAACAATTCTTTCAAGGATATCAGAAAGGAATTTGGTTTTAATGAAGATGATTTTATTATAGGCTTTATCGGAAGAATTACGTTGCAAAAAGATCCTATTAATTTTGTAAAAAGTATTGCCATCGCTCATAAGCAAGATTCGAGAATTAAAGGCATCCTGGTTGGTGAAGGAGATATGAAAAAGGAAGTCGTGACTTATATAAAAGAGGCTTTATTAGAAAATGTGATACGAATTTCAAATTTCAGAAATGATATTCCTGATTTACTAAATGCCATTGATATTTTTTGTTTACCTAGTTTATGGGAAGGTCTTTCAATAGCACTATTGGAAGCGATGGCAATGGGAAAAGCGTTAGTTGTAACTCCTACTGACGGAACCAAAGAGGTTATTGTTGATAAAGTAAATGGATTGATTGCTCAATATAACAATCCTAATAATCTTGCAGAAAGATATTTAACCTATTTCAAAGATTCTATACTAAAAGAAAAATGTGAGAAAGAAGCTAAAACACTTATCGAAAAGCGTTTTAACTATAAAATAGTCTCTGATAAAGTAACTGAAATATATAAATCATTAATATAA
- a CDS encoding glycosyltransferase family A protein has protein sequence MNWYSKYISIFEKSLEEIPENTIKEIRHQLEVKKHENPLVSVVAIAHNEERRILSCLWSLSENICDFPIEIIAINNNSTDRTTEVLNLSGVKWFDEPKKGPGHARQCGLDHAQGKYYICIDADTLYPPHYIQTIVDQLRKPGVSCAFSLWSFMPDKQHSKLSLFFYEFLRDVYLLIQSIKRPELCVRGMVFGFNTEMGRKVGFRRDIIRGEDGSLAYALKEYGKLVFIINRKARALTSNSTLNADGSFYQSFANRFVKALKNATNLFSKKNNYKDEDSNLIK, from the coding sequence ATGAATTGGTATTCAAAATACATATCAATCTTTGAAAAATCGCTGGAAGAAATTCCAGAGAATACAATAAAAGAGATTCGGCACCAATTAGAAGTAAAAAAGCACGAGAATCCTCTTGTTTCAGTAGTTGCAATTGCCCACAACGAAGAAAGAAGAATTCTAAGTTGTTTGTGGTCTTTGAGTGAAAACATCTGCGATTTTCCTATAGAAATTATTGCGATAAACAACAACTCCACAGACAGAACAACTGAAGTATTAAACTTATCTGGTGTAAAATGGTTTGATGAACCAAAGAAAGGTCCCGGGCATGCCCGCCAATGTGGGTTAGATCATGCTCAGGGGAAATATTATATTTGTATTGATGCGGATACGCTTTATCCTCCACACTACATTCAAACAATTGTAGATCAATTAAGAAAACCAGGAGTATCTTGTGCATTCTCATTATGGAGTTTTATGCCGGATAAACAACATTCAAAACTCAGTCTGTTTTTCTATGAGTTTCTGAGAGATGTATATCTACTAATACAGTCAATAAAACGACCTGAGTTATGTGTAAGAGGTATGGTTTTTGGATTTAATACAGAAATGGGACGTAAAGTCGGATTCAGAAGGGATATAATAAGAGGTGAAGACGGATCTTTAGCTTATGCATTAAAAGAATACGGAAAATTAGTATTCATCATCAACAGAAAAGCAAGGGCTCTTACTAGTAATAGTACATTAAATGCTGATGGATCTTTTTACCAAAGTTTTGCAAATAGGTTTGTTAAAGCATTAAAAAACGCAACCAATCTATTTTCAAAAAAGAACAATTATAAGGATGAAGACTCAAACCTCATCAAATAA
- a CDS encoding glycosyltransferase family 2 protein: MYKVTIAIPVYNTQEYIEDSFLSALNQTFDNIEFLIIDDRGNDDSMSIVHELMNSHERGKDVRIITHNKNMGLANVRNTALIEATGDYLFFLDSDDTISETCIEFLYDKITKHPVDFIAASFQVMNVEEQFLRKCVYPDLIIEGENKIAEYQYKNLKKESIDNFSWNKLYNLSFLKDNNINYIPGSLYEDSYFSFNLILKAKSCILTSKIFYNYKIRPYSIMQNNDRKSIPVKEIEGHLLYLDYYKKESFKYKPYPFYEDMITQIMVNCFDKISVLIDKRKVISENVSKKRINEILTYPIYFKEIYKFKHQKKINILLFTFSKLPFSIKVIFLKLYFKLLRFYRKIR; this comes from the coding sequence ATGTATAAAGTAACTATAGCAATTCCCGTATATAATACGCAAGAATATATAGAAGATTCATTTTTAAGTGCACTCAATCAAACATTTGATAATATTGAATTTCTAATTATAGATGATAGAGGAAATGATGACAGTATGAGCATAGTACATGAGCTGATGAATTCACATGAAAGAGGGAAGGATGTACGAATAATCACTCACAATAAAAATATGGGGCTTGCAAACGTTCGGAATACTGCTTTAATAGAAGCTACGGGCGATTATCTCTTTTTTCTGGATAGTGATGATACTATTTCTGAAACTTGTATAGAATTTCTTTATGACAAAATAACAAAGCATCCAGTAGATTTTATTGCTGCATCTTTTCAAGTTATGAATGTAGAAGAACAATTTTTAAGAAAATGTGTCTATCCTGACCTTATAATTGAAGGTGAAAATAAAATTGCAGAATATCAATACAAAAATTTAAAAAAAGAATCTATTGATAACTTTAGTTGGAATAAATTATATAATTTATCTTTTCTTAAGGATAATAATATAAATTACATTCCAGGATCATTATATGAAGATTCATATTTTTCATTTAATTTAATTCTTAAAGCTAAATCTTGTATATTAACGTCTAAAATATTCTACAACTATAAAATAAGACCTTATTCAATAATGCAAAATAATGATAGAAAATCTATTCCTGTTAAAGAAATTGAAGGACATTTACTTTACCTGGATTATTATAAAAAAGAATCTTTCAAATATAAGCCCTATCCATTCTATGAAGATATGATCACTCAAATTATGGTAAATTGCTTTGATAAAATATCCGTATTAATAGATAAGAGAAAGGTTATTTCTGAAAATGTATCTAAGAAAAGGATAAATGAAATATTAACATACCCTATTTATTTTAAAGAAATATATAAATTTAAACATCAAAAAAAGATAAATATTTTACTGTTTACTTTTAGTAAACTTCCATTTTCTATTAAAGTTATTTTTCTTAAATTATATTTTAAGCTTCTTCGATTTTACAGAAAAATTAGATGA
- a CDS encoding glycosyltransferase family 4 protein, giving the protein MKKIVYCIPSLYIPGGMERVLTIKANYLADVLGYDIYIILTDGKDKKPYYALSPNIHIIQLDIDFEILWKSSLHKKIIIYLKKQYLYKKALKDLLQKIKPDITISMLRREINFINSIKDGSIKIGEIHVNRDNFRDINNRENSSIIRKYIEKYWTWQLIKKLKLLSSFIVLTNEDKEKWKELNNVTVIPNPLPFFPESKSECDSKKVIAVGRYVNQKGFDLLIDAWCIVTPKHPDWTLNIYGGGERKPYINQVQSAGISDTCKLEGSTANIIEKYQESSIFVLSSRFEGFGMVIAEAMSCGLPVVSFACPCGPRDIIKNGIDGILVNKENIEQMAESICYLIENENIRKEMGRKARINIEKFKIEYIGKQWDLLFKELSNKKF; this is encoded by the coding sequence ATGAAAAAAATAGTATACTGCATACCATCTCTTTACATTCCTGGTGGAATGGAAAGAGTATTAACTATTAAAGCTAATTATCTTGCAGATGTGTTAGGATATGATATTTACATTATTCTTACTGATGGCAAGGACAAAAAGCCTTATTATGCTCTCTCACCTAACATACATATAATACAACTTGATATAGATTTTGAAATTTTATGGAAATCATCATTGCATAAAAAAATTATCATTTATCTCAAAAAGCAATATCTATACAAAAAAGCATTAAAAGACTTACTGCAAAAAATAAAACCAGATATTACTATTTCTATGCTACGCCGAGAAATTAATTTTATTAATTCAATTAAAGATGGCAGTATAAAAATAGGCGAAATACACGTTAACAGAGATAATTTCAGAGATATAAACAACAGGGAGAATAGTTCTATTATAAGAAAATATATTGAAAAATATTGGACCTGGCAATTAATAAAAAAGTTAAAACTGCTATCTTCTTTTATTGTTCTAACAAATGAAGATAAAGAAAAATGGAAAGAGCTTAATAATGTAACAGTAATCCCAAATCCTTTGCCTTTTTTTCCAGAATCAAAATCAGAATGTGATTCAAAAAAAGTAATAGCAGTAGGTCGTTATGTTAACCAAAAAGGTTTTGATCTTTTAATAGATGCATGGTGTATTGTAACTCCAAAACACCCTGATTGGACATTAAATATATATGGAGGAGGTGAAAGAAAACCATATATAAACCAAGTACAAAGTGCAGGAATTAGTGACACATGCAAATTAGAAGGATCAACCGCTAATATCATCGAAAAATATCAGGAAAGCTCCATTTTTGTTCTCAGCTCTCGTTTCGAAGGTTTTGGAATGGTCATTGCAGAGGCTATGTCTTGTGGTCTTCCTGTAGTTTCTTTTGCCTGTCCATGTGGCCCTCGTGATATTATAAAAAATGGAATAGACGGCATATTAGTTAATAAAGAAAATATCGAGCAAATGGCTGAAAGTATTTGCTATCTCATTGAAAATGAGAATATAAGAAAAGAAATGGGACGAAAAGCCAGAATTAATATTGAGAAATTTAAAATAGAATATATCGGGAAACAATGGGATTTGCTTTTTAAAGAATTATCAAACAAGAAGTTTTAA
- a CDS encoding glycosyltransferase family 4 protein — MKIVYLYTGLLTLGGADRVITEKANYFADKLGYDVYIITDSQNNKPPIFPLSPKVKHIDLNILFGQQYEHSIIIRGVFYFKLMRIYRKKLTKILNEIQPDFTISVLGRDSDFITKLPDKSFKIGEAHISKRFMRNYHLMEKKNLLHRIICKIWKRKLYKCIKELSAFVVLTKEDADNWKEIRKSIVIPNSLPFYSNLSSPCTNKEIISVGRLDEQKGYDLLINVWKIVVKKHPDWSIHIYGNGELKDILKEQIRINKIEKSFILEGTVPNIEDKYMESSFYVMSSRFEGFGMVLIEAMSCGLPCVSFDCPNGPKDIINDGIDGLLVENGNIDQLAEKICYMIEHPEEIKRMGAAAKVNIKRYNPDITMQKWVQLFKSLKNPQI; from the coding sequence ATGAAAATTGTTTATCTATATACTGGGTTACTGACATTAGGTGGAGCTGATCGGGTAATCACTGAAAAAGCAAATTATTTTGCTGATAAATTAGGATATGATGTTTACATAATTACAGATTCTCAAAACAATAAGCCACCAATATTTCCACTTTCACCGAAAGTCAAACATATTGATCTGAATATTTTATTTGGGCAACAATATGAGCATTCAATAATAATAAGAGGTGTTTTTTATTTCAAATTAATGCGCATTTACCGTAAAAAGCTAACTAAAATATTAAACGAAATTCAACCAGATTTTACTATTAGCGTTTTAGGTAGAGACTCTGATTTTATAACAAAACTACCGGACAAAAGTTTTAAAATAGGTGAAGCACATATTTCAAAACGATTTATGCGAAATTATCACCTAATGGAAAAAAAAAATTTACTACACCGTATTATTTGTAAAATATGGAAAAGAAAACTTTATAAATGCATAAAAGAATTATCCGCATTCGTTGTTTTAACAAAAGAAGATGCAGATAATTGGAAAGAGATAAGAAAATCAATAGTCATTCCAAATTCTTTACCATTTTATAGTAACTTGAGCAGTCCATGCACAAATAAAGAAATAATAAGTGTTGGACGTTTAGATGAACAAAAGGGATATGATCTTTTAATTAATGTATGGAAAATTGTTGTTAAGAAACATCCCGATTGGAGCATTCATATTTATGGGAATGGAGAATTAAAAGACATACTAAAAGAACAAATACGGATTAATAAAATAGAGAAAAGTTTTATCCTTGAAGGTACCGTTCCCAATATTGAAGATAAATACATGGAAAGCTCATTTTATGTGATGAGTTCTCGTTTTGAGGGTTTTGGCATGGTACTTATTGAAGCCATGTCCTGCGGATTGCCATGCGTTTCTTTCGATTGTCCTAATGGACCTAAAGATATTATCAATGATGGAATTGACGGTCTCTTGGTTGAAAATGGAAATATTGATCAATTGGCTGAAAAAATTTGCTATATGATAGAGCACCCTGAAGAAATAAAAAGAATGGGAGCTGCTGCCAAAGTTAATATAAAACGTTACAATCCGGATATAACTATGCAAAAATGGGTACAGCTCTTCAAATCACTAAAAAATCCTCAAATATAA